The window ATTCTTTAATAAGAAAAAACGTAATTTGAATTACAAATTTTTTTTACAATTTACTTGATATTTACATCATATATTTAGGTATATACATATATGGATTATAATAAAATAAATTTTAAAATAGAAGGGGAAGGAGTTCCAATAGTGTTATTACACGGATTTATGGAAAGCTTGGAAATTTGGAATGATATATATTCCGATATTACTAAAAAATATAAAGTACTTTCAATTGATTTTCCAGGTCATGGTAAAAGCATCTTTACTACTAAAAAAAATATTTTTACTATGGAAAGTATTGCAGAAATGGTTAAAATAATTATGGATAAAAAAAATATGCAAAAAGCTATTTTTGTAGGTCATTCTATGGGAGGATATGTAGCTTTAGCTCTTGCGGAAAAATATCCAGAAATTTTTTTAGGATTATGCTTGCTTCATTCTACAGCAGAATCAGATTCAATTGAAAAAAAAAAACATAGATTGCAATCAATTCAATTAGCAATAAAAAATTATCCTTTATTTGTATCCATAAGTATGAATAAATTATTTCATCCTAAAAAATTATATTCTTTGCAAGAAAAAATTACTTTTGTTAAAAAAATAGCTTTTTCTACTTCTATTAATAGTGTAATTTCTTTTTTAAAAGGAATGTTAATTAGAAAAAATAGAACTTTTTTGCTAAAAAATACTTCAATTCCTAAATTATATATAATTGGATTATACGATTTAATACTAGATGCAAAAAAAATTCGTGAAGAAGCAAAAAGTGGAAATAGTACTAATTTTATTGAAATAGATACAGGTCATATGGGGCATATAGAAAAACCAAAAAAAATAATAAAAATATTAGAAAATTTTATAGATTCTATTAGAAAATGAATAAACAAAAATTACGTGATAAATATTTTTCTTATAGGAAATCCATATCTAAAAAAAAAGTTATTCAAATGAGTCATGAAATTTTTTCCCAGATAAAAAATATATTTTTTATCTGGGAAAAAACATATTACCATATTTTTTTACCTATACAAGAGTATAAAGAAGTAGATACATTTATTATTATTGATTTTCTTTTAAAAAAAAAAATATATAACAATTCCCTATTCTAATTTTCATTCATTTACCATAGAAAATTGTTTTTTCAATAAAAATACTTTCTTAAAAAAGAATAAATATGGAATTTTAGAACCTATTTCTACGCACAAACATGTTATTTCTGCTTCTCTTATTGAAGTCATATTTATTCCACTATTAATATTTGATTTAAAAGGTTATCGCATAGGTTACGGTAAAGGTTTTTATGATAGATTTATTTCTTTATGCAGCAAAAATGTTATTAAAATAGGGTTAAGTTTTTTTCCTCCTATAAAAAAAATAATAAATATTCATAAAAACGATTTATCAATAGATATAGGAATTACAACCGATCATGTTTTTTTTTTGATAAAAAATTTAAAAAATAAAAACTTTGAATATATCCCAAATAACGATAAACATCATAATTAAACTTATTACTATAAATCCAAAAATAGTGCAACGTTCAATAATTTCTTCATTTATTTTCTTTTTTGTTATCATTTCTATTACAATAAATAATATATAACCTCCATCTAATGATGGAATGGGAAATAAATTTAAAAAAGCTAACCAAATGGATAAAGTTGCAGTTAAGGTCAAAAAAATATCCCAATTCCATTTAGAAGGAAATTCTTTAGCCATAGAAAAAAAACTTCCTATTTGTTTATAAGCTTTAGTTTCTATATGAAAAATATTTTTTAAAAAAAATATTTGATTTTTTAAAACATTCCAAGCTTTTTTTATTCCATGAGGAATACTTTCAAAAAAGGAATAATTTTTTTTTTCAAATAAAAAAATATAATCCAAATCCATAAAATTCTTTAAGTAAATCCCCAAAATTCCTTTTGAATTTATAAAAACTTTTTTTTGAATAAATTTTCCACTTCTATTGATGGACATAAAAATGTTCTCATTTTTATATTTTAATAAAAAATCTTTTAATTGATCGGAAAATAAAATTAATTCAGAATTGATAGCTAAGATTTCATCATTATTTTTTAATCCATATTTTTCAGCTTCAGAATTTTTAATTACGTAATTTATAATAGGAGGAACACGAGGTTTAATAAAAAAACTTAATTTCTTTTTATCAAAAAAAAATCTTTTTTTATTACTTAATGATAAATTAATAATTTTACCCATACGATCTACAGTAACGGAATTTCCAAAAATAATTGCTTTAGGTATCTCATTGAAGTATGGAACATATTTATTGTTAACAAATAAAATTTTGTCTCCATTCCTTAATCCTATTTCTTTTCCTAAAGAATCTACTTCGATCCCATATTTAACATTTTTTGTAGGAAGATAAGTTTCTCCATACTTGAATAATAAACAAGTAAAAATGAAAATAGATAATAATATGTTGAAAATAATTCCTCCAGAAATAATTAATAATCTTTTTATTGCTGATTTTGAACGAAATTCCCAATCTTTTACCTGATACGTATTTTTATCTGATCCATTTTTATCGTTTATCATCATTCCAGATATTTTAATATATCCTCCTAAAGGCAACCATCCTATTCCATAAATAGTATGTCCTATTTTTTTTTTAAAAATAGAAAACCAAGGATCAAAAAATAAAAAAAATTTTTCTACTCGAACTTTAAATATTTGAGCTAGAATAAAATGACCTAATTCATGAATAACGATTAATATAGAGATGCTAAGTAAAAATTGTATAGATCTAATCAAAATAGATGTCATTTATAATAATAAAAAAAGATAAATTTAAACCTTTATTTCATTTTTTTTAAAAAAATATAAATTTTGAATTTATCTAATCTTAAAAAAGGAGAAAAAGGAATTATTAAAGGATATAAAAATGATGATTTTCCTATTAAATTATTAGAATTAGGAGTATTGCCTGGAGTAGAATTTGAAATACTTTTTGTTTCCATTTTTTATGATCCATTATGTATAAGTTACGATCAATCTTGTTTAGCTTTACGTAAAAAAGAAGCTGAAAACATTATAATAGAACCTTATTCATGCAAAAAAAAACAATAAAATTAGCACTTATTGGAAATCCAAATGTAGGAAAAACTTCTTTATTTAATAAATTAACTGGATTAAATCAAAAAATAGGTAATTATTTAGGAGTTACAGTAGACAAAAAAATAGGATATTTTAATGATGATAATACATATTATCAAATTATAGATCTTCCTGGAACTTATAGCATTTATCCTTCATCTGATGATGAAGAAGTGGTTAGTAAATTACTAAACAATATAGATGATTTGGATTATCCAGACAAAATTATGGTAGTAGCAGATTCATCTAATATAAAAAAAAGTATTCTTTTATTAAGACAAATACAAGATTTAGGTTTTCCCGTTTTATTCATATTAAATATGTTGGATGAAGCAAAGAAAAAGGGAATATTCATTAATACAAAAAAATTAAAACAATTTCTTGCAACAGAAATTGTTTTAATAAATGCAAGAAAAGGTATAGGATTGGAAAAAATAAAAAAAGAAATAAAAAATTTAAATAAAAAAATAAAAAAAGTACATTTTTTCAATCCAGGATTACGTTATTCTATTGCTATTAATGATGTAAAAAATTATTACAAAGTAAATACTTATAAAGCTTGGTATTATTTAGCCTGTAATAGAAAATTTTTTAAAAAAAATTATTTACTAAAAATAAAAAATAAACACAATATTATATCCAAAAGATTACAAATAAAGGAAACATTAGATAGATATGAAGAAATAGGAGTAATTGTATCCAATACAGTTTATAAATTTATTTCTGAGAAAGAAAAAAATTATTTAGAATTTTATAAAAAAATAGATAATGCTTTAATTGTACATCCTTTTTGGGGATATTTTATTTTTTTATTTTTTTTATTTTTCATTTTTCAATGTGTGTTTTTTTGTTCAGAAATTTCTAAAAAATTCATAGAATTTTTTTTTTCTTTTATTAAAATAAAATTAGAAAATGTTTATCCAGGTCCTTTAAACCATTTTTTATTGCAAGGAATATTTCCTGGAATTATTACCATAATTACTTTTATTCCCCAAATTTTTATTTTATTATTTTTTATTCTTCTTATGGAAGAAAGTGGATACATAAGCAGAGTAATTTTTTTAATGGATAGAATCATGCGCCCTTTTGGATTAAATGGGAAAAGTGTAGTTCCTCTTATTTCTAGCATGTCTTGTTCCATTCCAGCAATAATGTCATCTAGACATATTGAAAATGCAAGAGTTCGTTTGATCACTATTTTATCTAGTCCTTTTATGACTTGTTCGGCTAGATTACCTGTTTATACTTTAATTATATCTATCATTATTCCTGATAAAAAATGGTATTTAATACAATTAAAAGGAATCGTTCTCATGGCTATGTATTTTTTAGGAGTGATATCTGCTTTAGGTATTTCAATGATTTTACACAAATTTTTGAAAAAAAATTATGAAAATTATCTTATAATGGAAATTCCTACCTATAAAATACCTCTATTTAGGAATATATTGATGAACCTATGGATTAATCTTAAATCATTTATTTTAAGCGCTGGAAAAATTATTTTTATTATTAATATAATAATATATGTTTTAGGTACTTATGGTCCGTCTTTTAATAAAAAAAAATTAAATAAAAACATTAAAAAATATATTAGTATAGAAAAAAAAAAATTATCTGAATCATATTTAGGTATCATTGGTAAAAAAATGGAACCTATTATTCATCCATTAGGATACGATTGGAAAATTGGAATTGGTTTGTTATCTTCTCTTGTAGCAAGAGAAGCTTTTGTTAGTACAATGGCTTCTGTCTATAGTATAGAAAAAAAAGAAAATTTTTTAAAAGAAAAAATGAAAAAAGAACTACATCATAGTACAAAAAAACCTGTTTATAATATAGCAACAGGAATTTCTTTACTATTTTTTTATGCATTTTCTATGCAATGCATGAGTACCTTATCCATAATAAAAAAGGAAACAAAATCTTGGAAATGGCCAATAATACAATTTATTTTCATGACTATACTAGCTTATAGTACTTCGTTTTTAACATATCAAATTTTAAAATAAAATGTGGCAATATTTAATAATAGGGATATTATTTTTGTATTCAGTTATTTATTTATTAAAAAAATTTTTTAATTTTTTTTTAAAAAAAAAATTTGTAAAAAAAAATGCCATTGTAAATTGTAGATAAGATTATATTCTGTTTTTCATTTTTTCATATATAGCATTTTTAAATAAATCAGATAAAGAAATACCTGCTACTTTTAATTGTTTTGGAAAAATGCTTTCTTTTGAAAGACCAGGAATCGTATTTATTTCTAAAAAGTAAGGGGTTTCATTAATAATTATATATTCTGCCCTTGATATTCCTGATAAATTTAAAATTTTATATACTTTTTTTGCTATTTTTTTTACTTTACTTTCTACATTTGGAAGTAATTTTGCTGGGGTAATTTCTTTAGATTTTCCAGAATATTTTGATTCAAAATCAAAAAAATCATTTTTACTAATTATTTCTGTTATAGGCAAAACAATAACTTCGTTTTTAAATGAAAAAACCCCTACAGAAACCTCTCTTCCTTTAAGAAAGGATTCTATAATAATTTCTTCATCTTCTTTAAAAGCTTTTTCTACTGCATTAAATAAATCTTTATCTTCATAAATTTTACTTATTCCTAAACTAGATCCAGATCGATTAGGTTTTACAAAACAAGGAAGACCTACTTTTTTTAAAATTTTGTCTTTACAAAAAATTTGATTTTTATTTATAAAAAAAGATGCAGCGGTATTAATACCAAAATATTTTAATAAAGTTAAACAATATTTTTTATTAAAAGTAATATTAGCATGATGAAAATGACATCCAGTATAAGGAATTTGTAATAATTCAAAATAAGCTTGTAAAATTCCATCTTCTCCTGGAGATCCATGAATTGCATTAAATATACAATCAAACTGTATATTTTTTATACCAAATTCCATACAAACAGTAAAATTATATTTATTGATAGGATACTCCTTATTTTTTTCATCTTTCATAAACCATCTTTCTTTAAAAAGATAAATACGATAAGGATCAAATTCTTTTCTGCATAAATTATCATAAACCACTTCTCCACTTTTTAGTGATACAATAGATTCTTTTGTGAATCCACCCATAATAACAGCAATTTTTTTCATGATTTATCTTTATTTTTATTGGTTTTAATGAATTTATTTTTTTGCTATGAACTATTCAAAATATTTTGTAATATTCATCATAAATTTATTAGTATCTATATTTATTTTATATAAGATCACTAAAATTGCATTAAAATGGGTGGAAAATTACACAAAACATGGATCTTATGTTGTAGTTCCAAATTTGCGCTATTTAACTTTATCTCAATCTATATCCATTTTGAAAAAATTAAGATTAAAATATGATATAGATACATCACGTTATGATCCTAATTTAAATCCAAACCAAATCATTTCTTTTTCTCCAGAAGCTGGAGATCATGTAAAAGAAGGAAGAACTATATATATACAGGTAAATTACCAATCTTATACAAATACTGTTTTACCCAATATTATAAATAAAAATAAACATGAAGCTCTCCAATTACTTCATGCTAATCATATAGCTATTAAAAAAATAAAATATATTAATGATCTTTCCAAAGATACAGTTTTAAAGGTTTTTTATAAAAAAAAATCAATTCAATCTGGATATATTTTTCCTTCTCATCAGGATGGAATCACTTTGATAATTGGAAAAGTATATGAAAAAAATAATTTGATAGTCCCCAATGTTATTGGAATGTCATTACATGATGCTACTTCTACTTTAAAAAATAAATTATTTCATGTAATTAATTTTTATTGTGATCATACAATAATAAATGATCCAGATAATAATGCAAAAGTATATCGTCAAAAACCTTATCCTGGAAAAATACAAGATAAAAATAAATCCATTGAACTTTGGTTAACTTCAAAAGAATTATTGGATAATTTAATACAAATAGAAGAAAAAAATTTTGAAAAAAAAACAGAAAAAAAAAATATAATATCTAATGAACAAACATAAATATCAAATTTTTTCAGATAAAAATCAAAAAGAAATTCGTATTGATAAATTTTTGAAAAAGTATATTCCAAATATCAGTAGGAATCAAATTCAAAAAATTTTTTTTTCAGAAAAAGTTTTAGTTAACCAATGTATTGTAAAAAAAAATTATAAAATCAAGCCTTTAGATTTTGTAGAAATAGAAATTATTACTACACCTAGTTTAGATCATTTAGAATATAAAAATATTATTGCAGAAAAAATAAATCTTGATATTATTCATGAAGATGAAGATGTAATCGTGGTAAATAAACCTGCAGGAATGGTAGTACATCCCGGTTTTGGAAATAAAAAAGGAACATTAATTCATGGAATTAAATATCATTTAATAAATTCTAATTTTAATAATTTCAATCTATATAGAGGGGGATTGGTCCACCGATTAGACAAAGATACATCTGGTTTATTAGTTTTAGCTAAAAATGAATATTCTCAAAAATGCTTATTTAAACAATTTCATTATAGAACTATAAAAAGAAAATATATAGCTTTAATATGGGGAAATTTATTGGAAGAAAAAGGAATCATTACTGGTTTTATTGGAAGAGATCCTAAAAATAGAAAAAGAATGACTATTTTTAAAAATGAAGAATGCAATAAAGGAAAACATTCAGTAACACACTACAAAGTATTAGAAAGATTTAAACATTTAACATATGTTTCTTGCAATATTAAAACAGGAAAAACACATCAAATTAGAGCTCATTTTAAATATTTAGGACATCCATTATTTCATGATTCTATTTATGGTGGAAATAAAATAATTAAAAAAAAATATTCTAATCAAAACATAAAATTTCTTAATTTTTGTCTAAAAATTTTACAAAGACAAGCTTTACACGCAATTTCTCTTTCTTTTATTCATCCAAAAAATGGAAAATGTCATTTTTATTGTCCAATTCCTGAAGATTTTAAAATAGTTCTACAAAACTGCAGAAATAAATTTTTACAACAAAATTCCATGTAATAAAATATAAGATGTAGAAAAATATATAATTAATCCTATAACATCCACTAGTGTAGCGACAAAAGGAGCAGAAGAACTAGCCGGATCTCCTCTAAATTTTTTTATTATAAAAGGTAACATAGATCCGCTAAATGTTCCCCATAATACAACTCCAATTAAAGATAAAAAAACTGTTAATCCTACTAATATCCAATGAGTTCCATAATTAAAAAAATTAATTTTATGCCAAGCTATAACACGTATAAAACCTGTAATTCCTAGAATACTACCTAAAAAAAAACCACAAACAATTTCTCTTTTCATCACTATCCACCAATCTTTTATTTTTACCTCTCCCAAAGCCATTGCTTGAATAATTATACTTGCGGCTTGAGCTCCACTATTTCCTCCACTTGAAACAACTAAAGGAATAAATAAAGCTAGTACCACTGCTTTCTCTATAACACTTGAAAATCTTTGCATAACTGTTGTTGTTAACATTTCTCCTATAAATAACAAAATTAACCATCCAGCTCTTTTTTTAATTAATTTATATAAAGGAACATTAAGATAAGATTGATTTAAGGGGTCAACTATTTTTTTAACATTTTCTTTTTCTCTATAATTTTCATTTAAAAACCATAAAATATCGTACATTTTTACTATTCCTAATAAAAAATTATTATCATCAATTACTGGAAGTGTAACTCTATTATTCATAGAAAATATTTTAAGAGTTTCTTTCTCTGTATCTGTAACATTTAAAGCGGCTGTATATTGTCCATTCATTAAATCAAATACTTTTGTTTTTGGATCTACTAACAAAAATTCTCGTATTTTTATATCATCTATCAATTTACCTTTTTGATCAATTATATATACAATTTCGAGAATATCACTATTTTTTACTTCTTTTCGAATATAATCCAAAACGTTTTGTACGCTCCAAGTTTTTTTAACGGCAATATAATATGGGATAATTATCCGACCTACACTATTTTCAGGATATCCTAAAGAAACTAAAATTCTACATTTTTCTTCAGTACTTAAATATTTAATTAAATCTTTTAAAATATTTTTTGGAATTTTATCTAAAAAAGAAACACGATCATCTTTTGACAAATTATTTAATAATTCCATTCTTTTAATCGAATACATTTCTTCCATTATTTTTTTTTTAATAGAAAAATCCAATAGTCTAAAAAGAGATATAGCCTTACATAATTTTAATAAACTAAATATTTTTACAACATCATTTTTATGATGATGAATGATTTTTAGTAAACTACTAATAGTTTGATTATTTAAAAATTTATCATTGTTAAAATAATCTGGATGTTCATTAAACATTTTTTCTTTTTTTTTGTAGAAACTTTTTTTTGAATATTTATATTTATAATTATTTGATTCTTTCTTTGTAGAAAGAATTAAAATTACGTAATAAAATCATTGTAATTTTTAAAAAAAAATGGAATATAATTTTCGTGAAATAGAAAAACGTTGGCAAACGTACTGGAAAAAAAATAATATTTTTCATACTAAGGAAAATAAAAAACAAAAATATTATATTTTGAATATGTTCCCTTATCCTTCTGGATCAGGTCTTCATGTAGGACATTGTTTAGGTTATATCACCTCAGATATTTATACTAGATACAAACGTGCAAAAGGATATAATGTTTTAAATCCTATAGGATTTGACTCTTTTGGATTACCTGCAGAACAATATGCGATACAAACTGGAAAACATCCTAATGATACTACTCGTGAAAATTCAAAAAAGTATAAAAATCAAATGAAAAAAATAGGGTTATCCTTTGACTGGAGTAGAGAATTTTGTACGAGTAATCCTACTTATTATCGTTGGACTCAATGGATGTTTGTTCAAATTTTTAATTCTTGGTATGATAAAGATTGTGAAAAAGCGAAATCTATAGATATTTTGATTGAAGAATTTAATAAGAATGGAAATTATTGTATACATGCAAGCACTTCCTATAAGGATAAATTTGATTCAAAAACATGGAAAAAATTAAGTTGTTATGAAAAAAAATCTATTCTTTTAGATTATCGTTTAGCTTATTTATGTAATAATATAGTTAATTGGTGTCCAGACTTAAATACCGTTTTAGCTAATGATGAAATAAAAAATGGAAAAAGTCAAAGAGGAGGATATCCAGTTTATAAAAAAAAAATGTTACAATGGCACATAAGAATTAGTGCATACGCTGAAAGACTTGTAGAAGGGTTAAAATTAATTGAATGTTCAAAATTTTTAAAAAAATTACAAATAAATTGGATAGGAAAATCTATGGGAGCTACTATTTTATTAGAAATAGTATATCCTATTAATAAAATAAAAAAAATTGAATTATTTATTTCTCGTCCAGAAATGATATTTGGAATGACTTTCATTATTTTATCTACAGATCATCCATTGATAGATAAAATCAGTATTTCACCACATAAAAAAAATGTTTTAGAATATCTTTCACAAGATTTTTCTGCATATGAAAAAAATACAAAAAATATTTCTGGTATTTTTACAGGAAACTATGTATTCCATCCTTTTATTAAAAACAAAAAAATTCCCATTTATATTAGTAATTTTTTTACCGTAGATCATCAAACCAAATCCATGATAGGAATTCCAGGAAATGAAAAAAAAAGTAAAAAATTTTCTCAAAAATTTGGTTTAGAAATTATTACTGTATTAAAAAAAATAAGTAAAAATAATGAAATATGTATTAATTCTGAATTTTTAAATAATTTAAATCGGAAACAAGCAAAAGAAAAAGTAATACAAATATTTATAACAAAAAAAATAGGAAAAGAGCAAACAAGTTACAAAATACGTGATGCTATTTTTTCTAGACAAAGATATTGGGGAGAACCAATTCCTATTTATTTTAAAAATAAAATTCCAAAAACAATTCCTAATGATAAACTTCCTATTATTCTTCCAAAAATAGATAATTATCATCCTATAAATGGGAAATCTCCATTAGATAGAGTAAAAAATTGGGCATGGGATGAAAAAAATATGAAAATAGTTTCAAATAAACTAATTGATTATAAACATGTATTTCCAATAGAAACTAATACCATGCCATCTTGGGCAGGATCTAGTTGGTATTTTCTTAGATATATGGATGTTCATAACCATGAATTTTTTCTTAATAAGAAAAAAGAAAATTATTGGAAAAATGTTAATTTATATATTGGAGGATCTGAACATAGTACAGGACATTTAATTTATGCAAGGTTTTGGCATAAATTTTTAAAAGATAGAGGATGGATAACGACTGAAGAACCTTTTCAAAAAATATTAAATCAAGGAATGATCCTAAGTTATTCTGCTACTATACTAAAAGTTATAGGAAAAAATATATTTGTATCTTCTGGATTAAAAGATCATAAAAACGAACATTTTTCATTTCAAGAAATATATATAGATCTTTTTTTCATAAAAAAAAATAATCAATTAGATATAGAAAAATTTAAAAAGTATAAACAAGAATTTTCAAACGCTACTTTTTTATTAGAAAAAGATGTTTTTTTTTGCAAAAGAAAATTGGAAAAAATGTCCAAATCCAAATATAATGTTATCAATCCTGATGATATTTCTGAAAAGTATGGAGCAGATATATTTAGACTTTATGAAATTTCTTTAGGTCCTATTACTCAATCTAAACCATGGGACGATGAAAAAATAAATGGAGTAAAAAATTTTATGAATAAATTTTGGAGGCTATTTCATAAAAATGGAGAGTTTAAAATAAGTGAAATCACTCCAACATTTCAAGAATTACACATTTTACATCATACTATAAAAAAAATACAAGATAAAATGCAATCTTTTTCTTGTAATACATGTATTAGTACATTTATGATTATTGTTAATAAATTAACTATGTTAAAATGCAATAAAAGAAAAATACTAGAAATTTTAGTTCAATTAATAGCTCCATTCGCTCCTCATATAGCTGAGGAATTATGGTATAAATTAGGAAAAAGAAAATCTATTATTTATTATTCTATACCTGCTTTTAATCCAAAGTATATGATAGAAAATAAAATAACATATCCGATTATGTTTAATGGAAAATTCAAATTTTTAGAAAAATTCGATTCTTCTATTGAAATAGAAAAAATAAAAAATAACATTTTAAATCATCCTAAAACAAAATTTTTTTTAAAAGAAAAAATTTTAAAAAAAATAATTATAATACCAAAAAAAATAATAAATATTTTATTTTAAAAAAGACAAATGATTTTATTTTATGTTCAAATGGATTAGATATTACATAAAATGTAGATTTGTATTCAATAAACATTTGTTTTTGTATTTTTTCTAAAGAAATATATAAAAACTTTTTTATGTCAAAAAACAACAAAAATAAAACTGGTGCATATAGTTTTTTTAATTGTATAAAAAAAAATTTTGATAAAGCTGCACGATTTATTTCTATTGAAAAAGGTCTTT of the Blattabacterium cuenoti genome contains:
- a CDS encoding D-alanine--D-alanine ligase is translated as MKKIAVIMGGFTKESIVSLKSGEVVYDNLCRKEFDPYRIYLFKERWFMKDEKNKEYPINKYNFTVCMEFGIKNIQFDCIFNAIHGSPGEDGILQAYFELLQIPYTGCHFHHANITFNKKYCLTLLKYFGINTAASFFINKNQIFCKDKILKKVGLPCFVKPNRSGSSLGISKIYEDKDLFNAVEKAFKEDEEIIIESFLKGREVSVGVFSFKNEVIVLPITEIISKNDFFDFESKYSGKSKEITPAKLLPNVESKVKKIAKKVYKILNLSGISRAEYIIINETPYFLEINTIPGLSKESIFPKQLKVAGISLSDLFKNAIYEKMKNRI
- a CDS encoding FeoA family protein translates to MNLSNLKKGEKGIIKGYKNDDFPIKLLELGVLPGVEFEILFVSIFYDPLCISYDQSCLALRKKEAENIIIEPYSCKKKQ
- a CDS encoding PASTA domain-containing protein; protein product: MNYSKYFVIFIINLLVSIFILYKITKIALKWVENYTKHGSYVVVPNLRYLTLSQSISILKKLRLKYDIDTSRYDPNLNPNQIISFSPEAGDHVKEGRTIYIQVNYQSYTNTVLPNIINKNKHEALQLLHANHIAIKKIKYINDLSKDTVLKVFYKKKSIQSGYIFPSHQDGITLIIGKVYEKNNLIVPNVIGMSLHDATSTLKNKLFHVINFYCDHTIINDPDNNAKVYRQKPYPGKIQDKNKSIELWLTSKELLDNLIQIEEKNFEKKTEKKNIISNEQT
- a CDS encoding RluA family pseudouridine synthase produces the protein MNKHKYQIFSDKNQKEIRIDKFLKKYIPNISRNQIQKIFFSEKVLVNQCIVKKNYKIKPLDFVEIEIITTPSLDHLEYKNIIAEKINLDIIHEDEDVIVVNKPAGMVVHPGFGNKKGTLIHGIKYHLINSNFNNFNLYRGGLVHRLDKDTSGLLVLAKNEYSQKCLFKQFHYRTIKRKYIALIWGNLLEEKGIITGFIGRDPKNRKRMTIFKNEECNKGKHSVTHYKVLERFKHLTYVSCNIKTGKTHQIRAHFKYLGHPLFHDSIYGGNKIIKKKYSNQNIKFLNFCLKILQRQALHAISLSFIHPKNGKCHFYCPIPEDFKIVLQNCRNKFLQQNSM
- the rseP gene encoding RIP metalloprotease RseP, whose protein sequence is MTSILIRSIQFLLSISILIVIHELGHFILAQIFKVRVEKFFLFFDPWFSIFKKKIGHTIYGIGWLPLGGYIKISGMMINDKNGSDKNTYQVKDWEFRSKSAIKRLLIISGGIIFNILLSIFIFTCLLFKYGETYLPTKNVKYGIEVDSLGKEIGLRNGDKILFVNNKYVPYFNEIPKAIIFGNSVTVDRMGKIINLSLSNKKRFFFDKKKLSFFIKPRVPPIINYVIKNSEAEKYGLKNNDEILAINSELILFSDQLKDFLLKYKNENIFMSINRSGKFIQKKVFINSKGILGIYLKNFMDLDYIFLFEKKNYSFFESIPHGIKKAWNVLKNQIFFLKNIFHIETKAYKQIGSFFSMAKEFPSKWNWDIFLTLTATLSIWLAFLNLFPIPSLDGGYILFIVIEMITKKKINEEIIERCTIFGFIVISLIMMFIVIWDIFKVFIF
- the feoB gene encoding ferrous iron transport protein B, with the translated sequence MQKKTIKLALIGNPNVGKTSLFNKLTGLNQKIGNYLGVTVDKKIGYFNDDNTYYQIIDLPGTYSIYPSSDDEEVVSKLLNNIDDLDYPDKIMVVADSSNIKKSILLLRQIQDLGFPVLFILNMLDEAKKKGIFINTKKLKQFLATEIVLINARKGIGLEKIKKEIKNLNKKIKKVHFFNPGLRYSIAINDVKNYYKVNTYKAWYYLACNRKFFKKNYLLKIKNKHNIISKRLQIKETLDRYEEIGVIVSNTVYKFISEKEKNYLEFYKKIDNALIVHPFWGYFIFLFFLFFIFQCVFFCSEISKKFIEFFFSFIKIKLENVYPGPLNHFLLQGIFPGIITIITFIPQIFILLFFILLMEESGYISRVIFLMDRIMRPFGLNGKSVVPLISSMSCSIPAIMSSRHIENARVRLITILSSPFMTCSARLPVYTLIISIIIPDKKWYLIQLKGIVLMAMYFLGVISALGISMILHKFLKKNYENYLIMEIPTYKIPLFRNILMNLWINLKSFILSAGKIIFIINIIIYVLGTYGPSFNKKKLNKNIKKYISIEKKKLSESYLGIIGKKMEPIIHPLGYDWKIGIGLLSSLVAREAFVSTMASVYSIEKKENFLKEKMKKELHHSTKKPVYNIATGISLLFFYAFSMQCMSTLSIIKKETKSWKWPIIQFIFMTILAYSTSFLTYQILK
- the mgtE gene encoding magnesium transporter; protein product: MFNEHPDYFNNDKFLNNQTISSLLKIIHHHKNDVVKIFSLLKLCKAISLFRLLDFSIKKKIMEEMYSIKRMELLNNLSKDDRVSFLDKIPKNILKDLIKYLSTEEKCRILVSLGYPENSVGRIIIPYYIAVKKTWSVQNVLDYIRKEVKNSDILEIVYIIDQKGKLIDDIKIREFLLVDPKTKVFDLMNGQYTAALNVTDTEKETLKIFSMNNRVTLPVIDDNNFLLGIVKMYDILWFLNENYREKENVKKIVDPLNQSYLNVPLYKLIKKRAGWLILLFIGEMLTTTVMQRFSSVIEKAVVLALFIPLVVSSGGNSGAQAASIIIQAMALGEVKIKDWWIVMKREIVCGFFLGSILGITGFIRVIAWHKINFFNYGTHWILVGLTVFLSLIGVVLWGTFSGSMLPFIIKKFRGDPASSSAPFVATLVDVIGLIIYFSTSYILLHGILL
- a CDS encoding alpha/beta hydrolase, translated to MDYNKINFKIEGEGVPIVLLHGFMESLEIWNDIYSDITKKYKVLSIDFPGHGKSIFTTKKNIFTMESIAEMVKIIMDKKNMQKAIFVGHSMGGYVALALAEKYPEIFLGLCLLHSTAESDSIEKKKHRLQSIQLAIKNYPLFVSISMNKLFHPKKLYSLQEKITFVKKIAFSTSINSVISFLKGMLIRKNRTFLLKNTSIPKLYIIGLYDLILDAKKIREEAKSGNSTNFIEIDTGHMGHIEKPKKIIKILENFIDSIRK
- a CDS encoding 5-formyltetrahydrofolate cyclo-ligase, with product MSTHKHVISASLIEVIFIPLLIFDLKGYRIGYGKGFYDRFISLCSKNVIKIGLSFFPPIKKIINIHKNDLSIDIGITTDHVFFLIKNLKNKNFEYIPNNDKHHN